The genomic segment AATTTTATTTTAAATTATGATATCAGCAGTCAGTCACATACGAAGTGATATTACTTTTAGTCAACTTTCTGAGTTGTGAAAAAACACCTGTCTGCCGACAGGCAGGGCTGAAAAAATCTGTTTTAAGGATATTCCGGCATGGCTCTCGCTCATTCTCGCTGCACATCGTGTGCAGCTGTGAGGTGCCCGCCGCGAATCACCGTCGTGGTGATTCGTTCGGCGGTCAATGCCGCCTGCCTGTCGGCAGACACGGCTGTGAGCCAAGCCCGAATATCCTGATCATGTCTCCTGGCAACACAAGTCAGAAAGTTGAGACTTTTAATAACTAAACTTATAAAGGAGTTGGACACATGTTAGGTATAGCATTTGCGATGGCACAAAATCCTGCTGCTGGTGGTGCAGGTGGTGGACTGGAAGCAATAAAAGGTTTCTTTCCCTTGATTCTCATGTTTGTGATTTTTTATTTTCTTCTAATTCGCCCCCAGCAGAAGAAACAGAAAGATCATAAAAACCTGCTGGCCAACTTGAAACGGGGAGATGAAATTGTTACTGCCGGCGGGTTGGTAGGCAAGATAACGGCCATCACCGATCGTATCATAACCATTGAAGTGGCTGATAAAGTCAGAGTTAAAATTCTTCGTGGCCAGATTATGACTGTCCTTCAGGGTGAGCAGTCGTAGTCAGCATTTATCAGGTTTTTTTTCGGGAGATGTGTCAATATGATTAAGAGTATCAAGTTGCGTTTGTTGATTGTCCTGGTTACCGTTGTTCTTGCGATTCTTTATATGGTGCCGACAGTTACCAATAAATTACCTTCATGGTGGGGTAAAATCCTGCCTACGGATCAGATCCATCTGGGGTTGGACCTGCAGGGTGGTATCCATCTGCTGATGGAGGTGGATGTTGCTAAAGCAATGGAGGCGACAACTGATCGGATAGCTGGAGGAATGCAGAGTTTTCTTCATGATAAAAAGATGGATATTGTCGCGGTAAAACAGGTTGAAATCGGGGAATTGTCGATCAGAATGGCTGATGCTGTTGATATGACGGAAGTTCAGTCTATGCTTGACAAAGAATTTCCCCAATGGAAATTTCTGCGTGCCCAGGGGCAATCGCTTAATTATAAAGTCGAAAACGCTGAACGTCAACGCATTGAAAAAATGGCGGTTGAACAGGCTGTAGAGACCATGCGTAACCGGATCGATCAGTTCGGGGTCTCCGAACCTGAAATCAGGCCCCAGGCTGATAATCGCATCCTGGTTCAGCTGCCGGGAATCAAGGATACCAAGCGGGCTATTGAGTTGATTGGTAAAACTGCCCTGCTGGAATTTAAACTGGTAAGTAACAAAATTAATCCCCGGGAGCTTGAATCTGGAAATATTCCGGATGATATAGAGATTCTTTATCAACAGGAATATGATCCGGTTACCAAAAAAAACATTCGCCAGGTTCCCTATGCCCTGGAAAAAAAGACCCTGATGACCGGTGAATACATTGCCGACGCCAAGGTTCGCTTTAATTCCCAATATGGTGAACCTTATGTGGCCATGGATTTTAATTCCCGGGGCGGCAAACTGTTCGACCGGATAACGGCAGAAAATGTCAAGCGCCGCCTGGCGATTATTCTGGATAACCATGTCTATTCCGCTCCGGTAATCCAGGAACGGATTTCCGGGGGTAAAGCCCAGATTTCCGGTCGTTTCGATGCCAAGGAAGCCCGTGATCTGGCGATTGTCCTGCGTGCCGGCGCCCTGCCGGCCCCTATTCGAATTCTGGAAAAGCGAACTGTCGGTCCCTCCCTCGGACATGATTCAATCAGAAAAGGGCTGATTTCCATGGTTATCGGTTTCATGCTGGTGGTGGTTTTTATGGTGATCTATTACCATCTTAGCGGTCTGGTTGCCAACCTGGCGCTGGTATTGAACCTGCTTTTCATTCTCAGTGTTCTGGCATTGGCAAAAGCAACCTTAACTTTGCCTGGCATTGCCGGAATTGTTTTGACCATTGGTATGGCTGTCGATGCCAACGTGCTGATATTTGAACGGATAAAGGAAGAGTTGCGTTTGGGGAAAACCACCAGGGCTGCCCTTGACGGTGGGTACAATAAGGCCTTTCTGACGATTATGGATGCAAATATTACCACGCTTATCGCCGCGATTGTTTTGTACCAATATGGCACCGGACCGATTAAGGGATTTGCAGTTACTTTGTCTATTGGCATTGTTTCCAGTTTATTTACCGCTATCTTTGTCACCCGGCTGGTGTATGATTCGATTATGGAAAAGAGATCAGTGAAGCAGTTGAGTATCTAGTTACGGTGTACGGTTCCTTTAACCTTTAACCTTATACCTTTCTTTTAAGGAGTCTGTGTATGCAGTTTATAAAACCGGGAGTAAATATTAACTTTGTCGGCCGGAGGTTTTTTTTTATCACCTTGTCAGCCGTTGTTATTCTGATTGGGATTGCCTCCCTGTTGTTCCATGGTGGGCTTAATTACGGGATCGATTTTGCCGGCGGGACCCTGGTACAGGTGAGGTTCAGTCAGCCGACTACCCCCGACGACATACGAAAGGCGCTGAAAGGTCTTGATCTTGGTTCCAGTACTATTCAGCAGTTTGAAAAGGCCAGTGGTGAGGAATTTTTAATCCGGGTGGAAAAATCAAAATCTGATCTTGTTGGTCTGTCGGATGAGATAAAAGCAACCCTTGATGAAGTATATGGCGCCGACCAGGTTGATATCCGCCGGGTGGAAATGGTAGGTCCTAAAGTTGGTAAAGATCTGCGCCAAAAAGGGTTTATGGCGATTATTTATGCCTTGGTCGGGATTCTCATCTATGTGACCTTCCGTTTTGAATTCAAGTTTGCCCTGGGGGCGGTGGTTGCTCTGTTCCATGATGTGATTATAACCGTCGGGATTTTTTCCTTGCTGGACAAGGAATTCAGTTTATCCATCTTGGCTGCCTTGTTAGCTATTGTTGGTTATTCACTCAATGATACTATCGTGGTATATGACCGCATCAGGGAAAATCTGCGGCAACCGGGGAAACGATCATATGAAGAATTAATTAACACCTCCATCAATGAAACCCTCAACCGTACCATCCTGACTTCAGTAACGACCATCCTAGTTCTGACCAGTCTTTTTTTCCTTGGTGGTGGGGTCATTCATGATTTTGCCTTTGCTTTAATGATCGGTGTGATTGTGGGTTCCTATTCATCCGTTTTTATTGCCAGCCCCATTGTTATTGGCATGAAAGGGCTTAAAGTCTTCCAAGGGAAGCGAAGCCGGATGTCAACCTGAACCGAGGTTATATGATCAGTATTGCTGAAATTTTTTACAGCATACAGGGGGAGTCCACATTTTCTGGACTCCCCTGTGTTTTTATCCGTTGTTCCGGTTGTAATCTCTCTTGTTCGTATTGTGATACCAGATATGCCCGGGAGCCGTCAAATGGAAAGCTGCAAACCATTGATGAAATCATGGACCAGGTATCATCCTTTCCCGTGGATCTGGTGGAAATTACCGGCGGCGAACCGCTGCTGCAGCCTGAGATTCATCAACTGATTGATCGACTTCATGCAGCTGGGAAAAAAGTGTTGCTGGAAACCAATGGCTCACGGGATATCTCCAAACTTGACCGGCGGGTGCAGGTTATTCTTGATGTCAAAACTCCGGGCAGCGGCATGGTGGACCTTAATTATGAGCAGAACTACCAGCAGCTTGGCGGTAATCATCAGCTTAAATTTGTTCTTTGTAGTGAGGATGATTTCTGGTGGAGCCGGGATTTTATCCGGGACCGGCTGCCTGAATCAGTTGAAATTCTTTTCAGCCCGGTAGTGGAAAGATTGAGTGTGCCGCGGCTGGCGGAGCTGATCCTGCAGGAACACCTGCCGGTTCGCCTGCACCTGCAGCTGCATCGGATTATCTGGCCTGAGGTGGATCGAGGGAAATAATGAGTGAAAAAAAAGCGGTTATTATGCTCAGTGGTGGGCTTGATTCGGCCACCGTAGGGGCTGTTGCCCGCGAGCAGGAATATCAGCTCTATTGTTTGAGTTTTAGCTATGGCCAGCGCCATTATTGTGAACTTGAAGCGGCGAGCAGGGTGGCCCGGTCGTTGTCGGCAGTGCGGCATTTAATCCTGCGCCTGGATTTGAACCTGATAGGCGGTTCTTCCCTTACCGACCAGAAGCTGGCTGTCCCCAGGAACCAGGTTCCTGCTGATGAAGCTGAAATCCCCATAACCTATGTGCCGGCCCGTAATACCATTTTTATCGCCCATGCGGTTGCCTGGGCGGAAACCCTGGAAGCCCGGGATATTTTTCTGGGGGTCAATGCCATTGATTACAGTGGCTATCCTGATTGCCGGCCTGGGTTTATCAGGGCGATGGAACGGGCGGTAAATTTGGGAACAAAACGGGGAGTAAATGAAAAAACCCCCTACTTTCGCCTGCATACCCCTCTGATTGAACTGCATAAACATGAAATAATTCAGCTGGGGATCAAACTCGGAGTTGATTATGGCTTAACTCATAGCTGCTATGATCCTGATGATCAGGGAAAACCCTGCGGTCAATGTGACAGCTGCTGCCTC from the Pseudomonadota bacterium genome contains:
- the secF gene encoding protein translocase subunit SecF — protein: MQFIKPGVNINFVGRRFFFITLSAVVILIGIASLLFHGGLNYGIDFAGGTLVQVRFSQPTTPDDIRKALKGLDLGSSTIQQFEKASGEEFLIRVEKSKSDLVGLSDEIKATLDEVYGADQVDIRRVEMVGPKVGKDLRQKGFMAIIYALVGILIYVTFRFEFKFALGAVVALFHDVIITVGIFSLLDKEFSLSILAALLAIVGYSLNDTIVVYDRIRENLRQPGKRSYEELINTSINETLNRTILTSVTTILVLTSLFFLGGGVIHDFAFALMIGVIVGSYSSVFIASPIVIGMKGLKVFQGKRSRMST
- a CDS encoding radical SAM protein, encoding MISIAEIFYSIQGESTFSGLPCVFIRCSGCNLSCSYCDTRYAREPSNGKLQTIDEIMDQVSSFPVDLVEITGGEPLLQPEIHQLIDRLHAAGKKVLLETNGSRDISKLDRRVQVILDVKTPGSGMVDLNYEQNYQQLGGNHQLKFVLCSEDDFWWSRDFIRDRLPESVEILFSPVVERLSVPRLAELILQEHLPVRLHLQLHRIIWPEVDRGK
- the queC gene encoding 7-cyano-7-deazaguanine synthase QueC, with the protein product MSEKKAVIMLSGGLDSATVGAVAREQEYQLYCLSFSYGQRHYCELEAASRVARSLSAVRHLILRLDLNLIGGSSLTDQKLAVPRNQVPADEAEIPITYVPARNTIFIAHAVAWAETLEARDIFLGVNAIDYSGYPDCRPGFIRAMERAVNLGTKRGVNEKTPYFRLHTPLIELHKHEIIQLGIKLGVDYGLTHSCYDPDDQGKPCGQCDSCCLRLQGFAAAGLEDPLDYQV
- the secD gene encoding protein translocase subunit SecD; amino-acid sequence: MIKSIKLRLLIVLVTVVLAILYMVPTVTNKLPSWWGKILPTDQIHLGLDLQGGIHLLMEVDVAKAMEATTDRIAGGMQSFLHDKKMDIVAVKQVEIGELSIRMADAVDMTEVQSMLDKEFPQWKFLRAQGQSLNYKVENAERQRIEKMAVEQAVETMRNRIDQFGVSEPEIRPQADNRILVQLPGIKDTKRAIELIGKTALLEFKLVSNKINPRELESGNIPDDIEILYQQEYDPVTKKNIRQVPYALEKKTLMTGEYIADAKVRFNSQYGEPYVAMDFNSRGGKLFDRITAENVKRRLAIILDNHVYSAPVIQERISGGKAQISGRFDAKEARDLAIVLRAGALPAPIRILEKRTVGPSLGHDSIRKGLISMVIGFMLVVVFMVIYYHLSGLVANLALVLNLLFILSVLALAKATLTLPGIAGIVLTIGMAVDANVLIFERIKEELRLGKTTRAALDGGYNKAFLTIMDANITTLIAAIVLYQYGTGPIKGFAVTLSIGIVSSLFTAIFVTRLVYDSIMEKRSVKQLSI
- the yajC gene encoding preprotein translocase subunit YajC; this translates as MLGIAFAMAQNPAAGGAGGGLEAIKGFFPLILMFVIFYFLLIRPQQKKQKDHKNLLANLKRGDEIVTAGGLVGKITAITDRIITIEVADKVRVKILRGQIMTVLQGEQS